In Dyadobacter sp. NIV53, a single window of DNA contains:
- a CDS encoding DUF2147 domain-containing protein: protein MQKLALSILLFLFSLITFAQNNDADRIIGEWLNEDKDGKIEIYKTGNTYFGKVIWGNSIYEDDGQTLKKDLKNPDEKLRQRNILNMVVLSNFTYSEDIFDNGKIYDPKSGKTYNCTMKLKDNKLEIRGYVGISLLGHSTYWEKSE, encoded by the coding sequence ATGCAAAAACTAGCTTTATCAATACTTTTATTTCTATTCTCCCTGATAACATTTGCACAAAATAACGATGCTGACAGGATAATAGGTGAATGGCTGAATGAAGATAAAGATGGAAAAATAGAAATATATAAAACAGGTAATACCTACTTTGGAAAAGTAATATGGGGTAACAGCATTTATGAGGATGACGGACAAACATTAAAAAAAGACCTGAAAAACCCGGATGAAAAATTGAGGCAACGGAATATTTTAAATATGGTTGTATTGAGTAATTTCACTTATTCTGAGGACATTTTTGATAACGGTAAAATTTACGATCCGAAAAGTGGCAAGACATACAACTGCACGATGAAATTGAAAGATAATAAACTGGAAATTCGCGGATATGTTGGAATTTCATTACTTGGACATTCGACCTACTGGGAAAAATCTGAATAA
- a CDS encoding LLM class flavin-dependent oxidoreductase, whose amino-acid sequence MTHIKLGILDQSIVRQGSTVQEAILETVATAKLAEELGYSRFWVSEHHNSTFIAGSTPEVLMVKLADATNHIRIGSGGIMLPNHSALKVAENFRMLETLFPGRIDLGMGRAPGTDRITSSILNPSNDFSETSYLRQLEHLQHFFNDTAGTERGFIYATPQSATIPMQWILSSSGGSSSIAARFGLGLAVAKFINGFVRPDVVETYRKQFRPSEQYPKPHALLSVFVLCGETEEKARDLRKMMDYILVEFERGKFGPFPDAETVRNYRFSAGELERIRYNSGRIISGTAEDVKEQLTALANEFDVDEIIISTMADSASNRVRSFELVSEAFSLRETVV is encoded by the coding sequence ATGACTCATATCAAATTAGGAATACTCGACCAATCCATTGTAAGACAAGGAAGTACAGTTCAGGAAGCCATTCTGGAAACTGTTGCTACGGCAAAACTGGCCGAAGAGCTTGGTTACAGCCGGTTCTGGGTTTCCGAACACCATAATTCTACATTTATTGCAGGCTCCACACCAGAAGTTCTCATGGTGAAACTGGCGGACGCAACCAATCATATCCGGATTGGTTCAGGAGGTATTATGCTGCCAAATCATAGTGCTTTAAAAGTAGCTGAAAATTTTCGTATGCTTGAAACCCTTTTTCCTGGCCGTATTGACCTGGGTATGGGACGTGCTCCGGGTACAGACAGGATCACTTCTTCGATCCTCAATCCTTCCAATGATTTTAGTGAAACAAGTTATCTGCGTCAGCTGGAACATTTACAGCATTTTTTTAATGATACAGCGGGTACCGAACGCGGATTTATTTATGCTACGCCACAATCTGCAACCATTCCCATGCAGTGGATACTTAGTTCCAGCGGTGGAAGCAGCAGTATAGCTGCCAGGTTCGGGTTAGGGCTTGCGGTTGCCAAATTTATCAATGGCTTTGTCAGACCAGATGTCGTGGAAACTTACCGCAAACAATTCAGGCCATCGGAACAATATCCGAAACCACATGCCTTGCTCTCCGTATTTGTTCTTTGTGGCGAAACGGAAGAAAAAGCCAGGGATCTGAGAAAAATGATGGACTATATTTTGGTAGAGTTTGAACGAGGAAAATTCGGACCTTTCCCGGATGCAGAAACAGTCAGAAATTACCGTTTTAGTGCTGGTGAACTTGAACGGATCAGATACAACAGCGGCAGGATCATTTCAGGAACAGCTGAGGATGTAAAGGAACAGCTTACTGCACTTGCCAATGAATTTGATGTAGACGAAATCATTATTTCGACCATGGCAGACAGTGCGTCAAACAGAGTCAGATCATTTGAATTGGTTTCAGAAGCATTTAGTTTGCGGGAGACCGTAGTTTAA
- a CDS encoding SRPBCC family protein: METQSTIICPPDLTSRPLGLAVDGFIALPIDKLFRAWTSQFDLWFASPASFLSKVEVNAPFYFETYFQGIRYPHYGRFLKIEEPHLVEMTWVTGEGGTEGAETVLTIELTAHEENTFLHLTQAGFSNEASRNKHQEAWPLILDQLEERMSRPAD; this comes from the coding sequence ATGGAAACTCAGTCAACTATTATTTGCCCGCCAGATCTGACTTCTCGTCCGTTGGGACTTGCAGTGGATGGATTTATCGCTCTGCCAATAGATAAGTTATTCAGGGCATGGACATCTCAGTTTGATTTATGGTTTGCGTCGCCCGCATCTTTTCTTTCCAAAGTGGAAGTAAATGCTCCGTTTTATTTTGAAACTTATTTTCAGGGAATCCGTTATCCGCATTACGGCCGATTTCTTAAAATTGAAGAACCACATCTGGTAGAAATGACATGGGTGACAGGCGAAGGAGGCACTGAAGGCGCCGAAACCGTTTTGACGATCGAACTTACTGCACATGAGGAAAATACTTTTTTACACCTTACCCAGGCAGGATTTTCAAATGAAGCATCCAGAAACAAACATCAGGAAGCCTGGCCTTTAATATTGGATCAGCTGGAAGAAAGAATGTCCAGGCCGGCTGATTGA
- a CDS encoding MmcQ/YjbR family DNA-binding protein, which translates to MVTNDQFRQFALSFPGTIELPHFERTSFRINKKIFVTLSEKDRIANFKLTPIDQSFFCSIDTEIVYPVQNKWGIQGWTSANLEMIDKELLLELLTSAFNVVNSK; encoded by the coding sequence ATGGTAACCAATGATCAATTCCGGCAATTTGCCTTGTCCTTTCCTGGAACAATAGAGCTTCCTCATTTTGAAAGAACTTCTTTTCGTATCAATAAAAAAATATTTGTTACACTTTCGGAAAAAGACAGGATTGCTAACTTTAAACTAACACCAATTGATCAGTCATTTTTCTGTTCCATTGATACAGAAATTGTTTATCCGGTTCAAAATAAATGGGGGATTCAAGGATGGACATCGGCAAATCTGGAAATGATAGATAAAGAATTGCTCCTGGAATTACTAACTTCAGCTTTTAATGTAGTGAATTCAAAATAA
- a CDS encoding YafY family protein: MNRFDRITAILIQLQSRKIVKAQDLAQRFEISLRTVYRDMNTLAEAGVPIIGEAGVGYSLMEGYRLPPVMFTKEEARTFITAEKLMEKFTDFPTQSQYQSAMYKIKAVLRNSEKSMVENLENHIQVRRRNVAFNSLESNVLDSLLKSIVDRKAVRIDYHGINSEEKTERIIEPVGIYHETNYWYTIAYCHLRYAYRNFRSDRIEKVEPTDHPFQHQHAPLDEFLTKIKDKQNLKLIVILVPRNISRYFQDQKYYYGFVSEKVSGNSIEMTFLSNSLEGFARWYLMIAPEATIIEPLSLKEQLKKLVLDISGKL; this comes from the coding sequence ATGAACCGCTTTGACCGTATTACAGCAATTTTGATCCAGCTGCAATCACGCAAGATTGTAAAAGCGCAGGATTTGGCTCAACGGTTTGAGATCAGTTTGCGGACAGTGTACAGAGATATGAATACGCTTGCGGAAGCAGGCGTACCAATTATAGGTGAGGCAGGTGTTGGTTATTCTCTTATGGAGGGCTATCGCCTGCCTCCTGTTATGTTTACAAAGGAAGAAGCACGGACATTTATAACAGCAGAAAAACTGATGGAAAAATTCACCGATTTTCCAACTCAGTCGCAATACCAGTCTGCGATGTATAAAATAAAAGCTGTTTTGAGAAACAGTGAAAAATCAATGGTGGAAAATCTCGAAAACCATATACAGGTCAGGCGCAGGAATGTCGCTTTTAACTCACTGGAAAGCAATGTTCTCGATTCTCTTCTTAAAAGTATAGTCGACCGCAAGGCAGTCAGAATCGATTATCATGGAATAAATTCTGAGGAAAAAACGGAAAGAATTATTGAGCCTGTCGGGATTTATCACGAAACCAATTATTGGTACACCATCGCCTATTGCCATCTCAGATATGCTTACAGAAATTTTCGCTCAGACAGAATTGAAAAAGTAGAACCAACCGATCATCCTTTTCAACATCAGCATGCTCCGCTGGATGAATTTTTAACCAAAATAAAGGACAAACAAAATCTAAAGTTGATTGTCATTCTCGTGCCCAGAAACATTTCCAGGTATTTTCAGGATCAAAAATATTATTACGGTTTTGTCTCAGAAAAAGTCTCTGGTAACAGTATTGAGATGACCTTTTTAAGTAATTCACTTGAAGGCTTTGCACGCTGGTACTTGATGATCGCTCCGGAAGCTACAATTATTGAGCCGCTGTCATTAAAAGAACAATTAAAAAAGCTTGTTCTGGATATTTCCGGGAAATTATAA
- a CDS encoding sodium:proton antiporter, which produces MNSYIVTITIIGIATLGMAWMPSFTKKTGISDSVVYVLLGIVAYECIDILPPPDPMVYQDYALHLTELVVVISLMGTGLKIDKPFSLKSWQVPFRMLTVTMVLCIASVTFLAWYFLHFDLASALLLGAVLAPTDPVLAADVQVGPPMEEIVDEVRFSLTAEAGMNDGMAFPFTWLAILVAAASGGSISGVFQEWLTIDLLYKIISGVILGILLGRLLAYLIFNFSEKKKFINLNDGFIAVAAALSIFGLVELLHGYGFVAVFVASVTLRNYELDNEFHKDLHSFSDQTERILVAIVLLIFGGCLVHGILDYLTWPMALLSIVFLLLIRPISGLIALIGTRLHIKEKLGISFYGIRGIGSFYYLAFALKEEQFTLGKELWSMVSFIVLCSVLIHGLTATKVMTKLEKKFSQPLESET; this is translated from the coding sequence ATGAATAGTTATATCGTTACCATTACAATTATTGGAATTGCAACCCTGGGTATGGCCTGGATGCCATCATTTACAAAAAAAACAGGTATTTCTGACTCCGTAGTTTATGTGCTGCTCGGTATTGTGGCCTATGAATGTATAGACATACTTCCTCCTCCCGATCCTATGGTGTATCAGGATTATGCGCTTCACTTAACAGAGCTTGTTGTTGTAATTTCACTCATGGGAACCGGATTGAAAATTGATAAACCGTTTTCCTTGAAGTCCTGGCAGGTTCCATTCAGAATGCTGACTGTTACCATGGTACTATGCATAGCCTCCGTCACATTCCTGGCCTGGTATTTCCTCCATTTTGATCTGGCTTCTGCACTTCTGCTGGGAGCTGTCCTGGCTCCCACTGATCCAGTATTGGCGGCTGATGTTCAGGTTGGGCCACCTATGGAAGAAATAGTTGATGAAGTACGCTTTTCGTTAACTGCCGAAGCAGGAATGAACGATGGAATGGCCTTCCCCTTTACTTGGCTTGCTATTTTAGTTGCAGCGGCGTCAGGAGGTAGTATTTCAGGTGTTTTTCAGGAATGGCTGACAATCGATTTATTATATAAAATTATTTCAGGAGTAATACTTGGGATTTTATTAGGCAGATTACTGGCTTATCTGATTTTTAATTTTTCAGAAAAGAAGAAATTCATCAATTTAAACGATGGATTTATTGCTGTTGCTGCTGCTTTGTCCATTTTTGGCCTTGTTGAATTACTGCATGGTTATGGGTTTGTAGCTGTTTTTGTAGCCTCTGTAACGCTACGGAATTATGAGCTTGATAATGAATTTCATAAAGACCTGCATAGTTTTTCGGACCAGACAGAGCGGATTTTGGTTGCTATTGTTTTATTGATTTTTGGTGGCTGTCTTGTACACGGAATTCTGGATTATCTGACCTGGCCAATGGCTCTGCTATCTATCGTTTTTCTGCTGTTAATCCGGCCCATTTCCGGCCTAATTGCATTAATAGGAACAAGATTGCATATTAAAGAAAAACTGGGTATCAGCTTTTACGGCATACGCGGCATCGGTTCATTCTATTATCTTGCTTTTGCGCTGAAAGAAGAGCAGTTTACTTTGGGTAAGGAATTATGGTCAATGGTGTCATTTATTGTCCTGTGTTCTGTCCTGATCCACGGCCTTACAGCAACTAAGGTGATGACAAAACTAGAAAAGAAATTTTCACAGCCATTAGAATCTGAAACCTAA
- a CDS encoding DUF1440 domain-containing protein translates to MKGRSLLLTITLAAFLSGLLDLVVAIIVYSILLDKTTALRILQSVASGVFGKTAYSGGIEMAVIGLVFHFIISFIFTYLYFFAYTRLAFLRKERVFSGFVFGFFIWLVMNLIVLPITFSGLFPSDFVSALIGIAIIIISIGIPVSLIAHFYYNRTSLN, encoded by the coding sequence ATGAAAGGCCGGTCACTATTACTAACTATTACATTAGCCGCATTTTTATCCGGCTTGTTGGATCTTGTAGTGGCGATCATCGTTTATTCAATCCTGCTCGATAAAACAACCGCTTTAAGAATCCTTCAATCAGTTGCCAGTGGTGTTTTTGGAAAGACAGCTTACAGCGGAGGAATTGAAATGGCAGTAATTGGCCTGGTTTTTCATTTCATAATTTCTTTTATTTTCACCTACCTGTATTTCTTTGCCTATACGCGTCTGGCGTTTTTACGAAAAGAACGGGTTTTCAGCGGTTTCGTCTTCGGCTTTTTTATCTGGCTTGTAATGAATCTGATCGTCCTTCCAATCACTTTTTCCGGCTTATTTCCTTCTGATTTTGTATCTGCTCTTATTGGGATCGCAATAATTATCATTTCTATCGGAATTCCTGTTTCCCTCATTGCCCATTTCTATTACAACCGGACTTCCTTGAACTAG